One segment of Comamonas thiooxydans DNA contains the following:
- a CDS encoding branched-chain amino acid ABC transporter permease, with product MDVFLQQVLNGLTLGGIYGLVALGLTLVYGILHVPNFAHGGFYMIGAFVAFQAMVAWSWGYWAAMLVAAVAVAVLGIASERLIFHPLRKASPLHPKIASIGLLLFLEAGAQALWGADFQRMPTPYTSIVEMGGITAPAQRLLIIGAAFALMVALHLFLTRTITGATIIAMAQNREGASMVGIDANRVSMLTFAISGVLAAVAATLYAPINLVYPAMGHLVITKAFVIIILGGMGSIPGAVLGGLIIGFAESFGAYYISTDYKDIIAFVLLVVILSLRPQGLFAKRSH from the coding sequence ATGGACGTCTTCCTGCAGCAAGTGCTCAATGGACTGACGCTGGGCGGCATCTATGGCCTGGTGGCCCTGGGCCTGACCCTGGTCTACGGCATCCTGCACGTGCCCAATTTCGCGCACGGCGGCTTCTACATGATCGGCGCCTTCGTGGCCTTCCAGGCCATGGTGGCCTGGAGCTGGGGCTACTGGGCCGCCATGCTGGTGGCGGCCGTTGCCGTGGCCGTGCTGGGCATCGCCAGTGAGCGGCTGATCTTCCACCCGCTGCGCAAGGCCTCGCCCCTGCATCCCAAGATCGCCTCCATCGGGCTGCTGCTGTTCCTGGAAGCGGGTGCCCAGGCGCTGTGGGGCGCGGACTTCCAGCGCATGCCCACGCCCTACACCTCCATCGTGGAGATGGGCGGCATCACGGCGCCCGCGCAGCGCCTGCTGATCATCGGCGCGGCCTTTGCGCTGATGGTGGCCCTGCACCTGTTCCTGACGCGCACCATCACGGGCGCGACCATCATCGCCATGGCGCAGAACCGCGAGGGCGCATCCATGGTGGGCATCGACGCCAACCGCGTATCCATGCTGACCTTTGCCATCTCGGGCGTGCTCGCGGCCGTGGCGGCCACGCTGTATGCGCCCATCAACCTGGTCTATCCGGCCATGGGCCACCTGGTCATCACCAAGGCCTTCGTGATCATCATCCTGGGCGGCATGGGCAGCATCCCGGGCGCCGTGCTGGGCGGGCTGATCATCGGCTTTGCCGAGAGCTTCGGCGCCTACTACATCTCCACCGACTACAAGGACATCATCGCCTTCGTGCTGCTGGTGGTGATCCTGTCGCTGCGCCCGCAGGGCCTGTTCGCCAAGAGGAGTCATTGA